From a single Dehalococcoidales bacterium genomic region:
- a CDS encoding AAA family ATPase → MNGMKVVAIVGMTGSGKSEVARLFSQKGFTVVRFGDVTDEAVKKLGLPLTEENERPERERIRREHGMAAYAILSAPRIDAALKNASVAVDGLYSWEEYLYLKEHYGSNFYVVGVWSSPQDRYRRLSGRKVRPLTPQQAVGRDRAEIENVNKGGPIAMADFTILNDADMGALKKQVERIAARLR, encoded by the coding sequence ATGAACGGTATGAAAGTGGTGGCGATAGTTGGTATGACCGGCTCCGGTAAATCCGAGGTGGCCCGGCTTTTCAGCCAGAAGGGCTTTACCGTGGTGAGGTTCGGGGATGTGACCGACGAAGCGGTGAAAAAACTGGGCCTGCCGCTGACCGAAGAGAACGAGCGGCCGGAACGGGAACGCATCCGGCGGGAGCACGGCATGGCGGCTTACGCTATCCTGAGCGCCCCCCGCATCGACGCCGCTTTGAAAAACGCCAGCGTGGCGGTGGACGGGCTCTATTCCTGGGAGGAGTACCTTTACCTTAAAGAGCATTACGGCAGCAATTTTTACGTGGTGGGGGTGTGGTCATCGCCGCAGGACAGGTACCGGCGGCTGTCCGGCCGTAAAGTGAGGCCGCTGACCCCGCAGCAGGCCGTCGGACGCGACCGCGCCGAGATAGAGAACGTTAATAAAGGCGGGCCGATAGCCATGGCGGACTTCACCATACTGAACGACGCCGATATGGGCGCTTTGAAAAAGCAGGTAGAGAGAATAGCGGCGAGGTTAAGATGA
- a CDS encoding cytidine/deoxycytidylate deaminase family protein, with amino-acid sequence MTAAKRPDFDEYCLKIASVVAERSTCLRHHMGAIAVRDKHILTTGYNGAPAGAKDCLELGCLRDELGIESGTRHEICRAIHAEQNVIIQAGLHGVSLEGSTVYCTHTPCVLCAKMLVNARIARFVSFGRYADDRFIEIFKEAGIKVDMKEWPSAAISFLD; translated from the coding sequence ATGACGGCAGCCAAACGCCCGGACTTCGACGAATATTGTTTGAAAATAGCCTCCGTGGTGGCGGAGCGCTCCACCTGTTTGCGGCACCACATGGGGGCCATCGCGGTACGGGACAAGCACATTTTAACGACCGGCTATAACGGGGCGCCGGCGGGGGCTAAAGACTGCCTGGAGCTGGGCTGCCTGCGCGACGAGCTGGGCATCGAGTCCGGCACCCGCCACGAGATATGCCGCGCCATCCACGCCGAGCAGAACGTGATTATCCAGGCGGGGCTGCACGGCGTCAGCCTGGAGGGGAGCACCGTTTACTGCACGCACACCCCCTGCGTGCTCTGCGCCAAGATGCTGGTGAACGCCCGGATTGCCCGGTTTGTCAGCTTCGGGCGTTATGCCGACGACCGGTTTATCGAGATATTCAAGGAAGCCGGCATCAAGGTGGACATGAAGGAATGGCCATCCGCGGCGATTAGTTTTTTGGACTGA
- a CDS encoding transketolase family protein: MAEEVALRDVYGQTLVELGRENPDIVVLDADLSPSTMTYHFKNEFPARFIEVGIAEANMIGISSGLAANGKIPFASTFAVFATSRCFDQIRVSVAQAKLNVKIVATHSGLTVGEDGASHQALEDLALVCSLPGFTVIIPADGIETAQVIRAVAAHQGPCYVRLIRGKLPLVCAGDYKFEIGKAYEMRKGTDATIMAIGTMVSPALEAAAALAPEGIDCRVLNMSTLKPIDETAVLKAAVETGAIVTAEEHQEHGGLGGTVARIVVKHHPVPMEMVAVKDKFGMSGKPAELLVRYGLTSKDIAAAVRDAVKRKI, encoded by the coding sequence ATGGCGGAAGAAGTCGCCCTGCGTGACGTGTACGGCCAAACACTGGTGGAGCTGGGCCGCGAGAACCCGGACATCGTGGTGCTGGACGCCGACCTTTCCCCCTCCACCATGACGTATCACTTCAAAAATGAGTTCCCGGCGCGCTTTATCGAGGTGGGCATCGCCGAGGCCAACATGATCGGCATTTCCTCCGGTCTGGCCGCCAACGGCAAGATACCCTTCGCCAGCACCTTCGCCGTTTTTGCCACCAGCCGCTGCTTCGACCAGATACGGGTGTCCGTGGCCCAGGCCAAGCTCAACGTCAAGATAGTGGCCACCCACTCCGGCCTGACCGTCGGCGAGGACGGCGCCTCCCACCAGGCGCTGGAAGACCTGGCGCTGGTCTGCTCCCTGCCCGGCTTTACGGTCATCATACCTGCGGACGGCATCGAGACGGCCCAGGTGATACGCGCCGTGGCCGCCCATCAAGGCCCCTGCTACGTGCGCCTCATCCGCGGCAAGCTGCCGCTGGTCTGCGCCGGCGATTATAAGTTTGAAATCGGCAAGGCTTACGAGATGAGAAAAGGCACGGACGCGACGATTATGGCCATCGGCACGATGGTATCGCCCGCCCTGGAAGCCGCCGCCGCTTTAGCGCCGGAAGGCATCGATTGCCGCGTGCTCAATATGTCCACCCTCAAACCTATCGATGAAACGGCCGTCCTTAAAGCCGCCGTGGAGACCGGCGCCATCGTTACCGCCGAGGAGCACCAGGAGCACGGCGGGCTGGGCGGCACCGTGGCCCGGATTGTCGTTAAACACCACCCCGTCCCCATGGAAATGGTGGCGGTCAAGGATAAATTCGGCATGTCCGGCAAACCGGCGGAGCTTTTGGTACGGTACGGGCTGACGTCTAAAGACATAGCCGCCGCCGTACGCGATGCAGTTAAAAGAAAGATTTAG